The stretch of DNA aagaaaaaaaaaatatatttatatatatgtatatatatatatatatatatatatatatatatatatatatatgatcttaattctttttttaatatatatgtgtatatatatatatatatatataaatatatatatatatatatatatttatatacaatcgtACACATCAGATATATCCAATTGTGCACGCAAGGCGCTTTTGcctataaaactttttttttcgctctaaatagaacaaaaagaaaataaatatttatatatatacatgaatccACACGTGTCTCGTACCAATGTTTTTTTCGATTATGTCGaatgttcgatcgatcgaaaaagatCCAGGTCGATGTTCGCATATGTATTTAGAGCTAACCACGCGTAATTTTGTTTAACGAGTCTAAACGatagttatattaataattagccACTGTTGagatacttctttttctttttttttttcttcttcttcttctttttatttttttttatatatatatatatcttcgttaTGTTTCacgttatcgtatttattttatttatacgaaaaaaacgtaaaacttataataataataataataataataataataataataataataataataataataataataataataatgataataatgataataatagtaataattgcCGAATAGCGAATcgttcaagtataataatctaCTTGTACGCAATTGCCGAATGATCgacaaatgtttatttatttattttaattacaaaagatcgatagtaataaaaattaaaaaggaaaaaaaaaaaaagaagaagaaaaaacaaagaaaatatcgttgttatccttTCTTATATGATCTTGAACGTTTCGTTATACTCGACTGTAGTATGCAATCTTCGTTATCATTATGAACGTCTTCGGTGATTCGCGTTATTCGCGCTTAAGAGGGATCCATTAATTATGTATGTTTATCTACGAGCAAGAtagacaataaatatttttgtaaattcgttggaaaaaaaatcgaacgacaagtttttttttcttttcgcgaagaaaaatgagaaaatgggattaaaggagagaaaaaagaataaatagataagtaaataaataaagaaagaaattaaaaaaaggaaaaagaaaaacaaaaaaacaaaaaaaacacgaCGAAAAAAGTAACGTTAAATGAAACGCGTGAGGAAAATAGggacatataatattatataatatatatatatgtatccatatatatatatatcttaaaaaaCACACATTATTGGTATTCAAATGGAGCATTACCGGTTTGAGgggtttatatcgttattagagcATGGGGGTGCGGCGTGCCTCGTAATATTGTTTGTACGTCGTTTTGTCCGTGAGTGATTGTGATGCCGGCATGTCAGTATCATcctatatcaattttttctttctttttcttttttatttttttatttattatttttcctttttttttctttttttcttccttttcatttttattcttcatctggtcctatatctttctctttttttcttttttcttattctctcatttcttttccgtgaaagagaagaaagcgACAGAAaaaacgtacgaacgaacgaaaaacaaaaaaaagaaaaagaaagaagaaggacgaATACTTTTTGACGAAacagattaattttttcttttttttttttttttttcttttttctttatttttcaggacatcagagaaaaaatgaattatcctaatttcgttttttttttttttctttttgtttaatcgttaatgttatttcagGTATCTACTGacaaacaatatttttcattttacatttaatgCGTACGCGTATGCTCGTAtcgattttgttctttttttttttgattattattattattattaactactGAGTTCTCCCATCCATGGaatctccctccccccccacCCCTACCCCTCCTCCGTTTGTCTCCCTCTCGTGTATGAAAGCGTATGGTATGGCGAGAATGAGCGAGATTGTAAGTGTGATGCATGCTAGCGATAAAGTGCACCATTTAATTGTAGCTTGGGTTACAGTGCCAGGAGATCCTCAAAACGTCAAAGTAACGTCGATCAATTCGACGGCGATACACGTCGAATGGGATGCGCCCAAGGCGAAGGACCAAAATGGGGTTATTAGGGGTTACCACATACACGTACAAGAAGTACGAGAAGAAGTACGTTTCTtatcattctattttttttctttttttttctttctttcttcattaagTCATCACCGGAATAAATTTCCCTAAAGGAACAgcgtttaatttaaaaaaaaaaaaaaaaaaaagaaaaaaaaaagaaaagaaaaaaaaggatgaaagatcTTTTATATCAACTTAACAAATAtacaaatcaataataatatatatatatatatatatatatatatatatatgtgtgtataaaaaaaaaaattgtctataTTTATAAGTTGATAtaagcaaaaggaaaagaaaaaaaaaacaagtgaaaggaaaaaaagaggaaaaatagagaaagagagtatgcTCGAAGATAGATCGGATAAAATATAAGATGATAACTTAAGATTTGGTTAATCGAACATTTGGAAATTTTCAATCAGGGAAGAGACGACGTGTTTAACGAACCTATACGTCGCGACGTCCAAGAGGACGGTGTACGTGAAATAAATATCACAGGACTGCAACCGGATACAAGGTACTCCGTACAGATAGCCGCGTTGACGAGAAAAGGTGACGGTGATCGATCGGCACCGGTTCACGTTAGAACACCAGGCGGGGTACCAAATAGACCTCAAGTTAACATAAAGTAAGAAATCTTTCGTCGTCGTTtcgtttcaaaaaaaagaaagaaaaagaaaaaatcaaaaccaaaaaaaaaaaagaaaacagaacgaataaaacgacgaagcttttacttttttttatatatatatatatatatacatatatatgtttttattttaatcattttagaGTCCTCAGCAGAGATCCCGTCGTACTTGAATTAGAATGGATGGAACCAACCCAAACATATGGCGATTTATTGGGTTTTAGAATTCGTTAtggtattaaaaatcaaacgcttaaaaaagaattcattcgTGGGACTCGTCAGCATACTTACAAAATCAATGATCTCGGTAAGATCGTATTATCCTCATTTACGttgacatttatttatttcacattgatctatgtatatatatacacataaaggAATATTGGGAttgattgtaaataattttcgttTGAAGAAGAACGCGGCGTCGAATACGAGTTTAGAGTTGCCGGTCAGAACAGTATAGGATATGGTCAAGAAACTGTACAATATTGGTCAAGTCCAGAGGGAGAACCTAGCGGATCACCAACCAATTTGTCTTACTTCTTCCAAACGCCTGACACCCTCTGCGTCACTTGGGACAAACCTTTGAGACAACATAGGAACGGCCAGATCATTGGTTACGACGTTCAGttcaataaaaagaacgatCATTCGTCAATTATAGAAAGGAATACGACGAAAACGCGGGAGGTATTTTCAAATTTGGAAGAGGACACAGAATACGTTTTTCACGTTAGAGCTAGAACGATGAGAGGTAGCGGTCCGTATTCCgaaaagataacgataataacggaaaagGATATCGGTAGAGCACCGATGTTCGTCAAGGCCGTTGCAACTTCCGAATCGAGCGTTGAAGTTTGGTGGGAACCAGTACCTAATCGCGGCAAGATCGTTGGTTATCAAGTTTTCTATACTACGACACCGGTCGAGGATCTTGACGAGTGGAAACAAAAGACAGTTGGATTGACCGAATCAACCGACCTGGTCAATCTCGAGAAATTCACTCAATATGCGATAACCGTTGCCGCAAGATATAAAACCGGTCTCGGTAGGATCAGTCAAAAGATTACAGTAACTGTCAAACCGGAAGATGTGCCTTTGAATCTCAGAGCACCGGAATCGTCAACACACTCTATGACGTTATCATGGACACCACCTATAAGACTGAATCCAACCAATTACAAGGTGTCCTTCGACGCGGTTAAAGAGTTCGTCGATTCTCAAGGTATAACGCAAACTCAAATCGTACCACGTCGGCAAATCCTATTTGATCCTAGTGTCACTAGTACAACTATTAACGAACTACAACCATTTACTACGTACAACGTTAACGTCAGTGCCGTACCACGCGATGGACAATACAGGCCACCTGCTAAAATTACCGTAACCACACAAATGGCAGCACCGAAGCCTATGGTAAAACCAGACTTTTATGGCGTCGTCAATGGCGAAGAGATTCAAGTGATCCTACCTCAGGCGTCCGAAGAGTATGGACcaatttctcattattatttgatcGTCGTACCTGAAGATAAATCTACGGCTGACAAACAGCCCGATGAACTTACGGAAGATATGATTACCGGGAAGGGTGCCAAACAGGAACGAGAAAACGCACCGTATATCGCTGCCAAGTTCCCCCATAGAGACATTCCTTATACTTTCCATTTGGGAAGTGGCGATATATATGAGGGATATGAAAACAGAAAGTTggagagaaataagagataTAGAATTTTTGTACGTGCTGTGGTCGATACTCCTAGAAAGGTCAGTAGTAAACTTTGATTCGATTTGGATAAGAAACATAATTTTATCCAATAATAGCAGACGATCAAACCCAAACAATTTACTTTTCAGCATCTCTACACTTCTTCACCTTTCTCCGAGTATCTTTCATTGGACATGAGAGAAGTTCCACCAGGCGAACCACCGCGGCGGCCAAATCCAAATACTCCAGTCGATGGAAATCCTGAAGTGTCCGTTAAAACCAGCGGACAGGAGCCTGGTATGGTTTGGGTAATAGGACCTATAATAGCAGCACTTATGGTCAGCATCTTTCTGATtctattattcgtaataaaaaagtaagtcTAGTCTCTCTTGCTCTATCTTTGCACGTCACAAATAGTTTCGTTTGTTCCTTAATGttatgaataaagaaaaaaaaaaaaaaaaaaaaaaaaaacattcccAAAAAGTCCACACCATCATTACTGTGTTTCAGACGAAGGCAACCGTGCAAGGCACCAGATCAGGCCGCAGTAACTCGACCGCTTATGGCAGCAGACATTAGTTCGAATCATGCACCGTCCGATCCAGTCGAGATGAGACGTTTGAATTTCCAAACACCCGGCATGATATCACACCCACCGATACCCATAAGCGAATTGGGAAATCATATCGAACGATTGAAAGCAAGCGACAATCTAAAGTTCAGTCAAGAATACGAGTCGATCGAACCCGGTCAGCAGTTCACTTGGGACCACTCGAATATGGAAGTGAACGCGTCAAAGAATCGCTATGCCAACGTGATCGCCTACGATCATTCTCGAGTGATCCTTCAAACGGTCGATGGGATGCCAGGGTCCGACTATATAAACGCGAACTATTGCGATGGTTATAGAAAGCAGAACGCATACGTGGCAACTCAAGGACCACTTCAAGAGACCTTCGGTGATTTTTGGCGAATGTGTTGGGAACTTCGTACTAGTACGATTGTTATGATGACGAAACTCGAGGAAAGGACTAGAATAAAATGCGATCAGTATTGGCCAACAAGAGGTTCAGAAACTTATGGCCAGATGACGGTCACCATTACCGATATCCAAGAGCTTGCTACCTATTGTATCCGTACTTTCCAGGTTTGTAGAGCCGGTTATTCGGAGAGACGCGAGATAAAGCAATTGCAATTCACTGCATGGCCTGATCACGGTGTTCCGGAACACCCAGCaccatttttacaatttttgcGAAGAGTTAGGTCATTAAACGTACCGGACAGCGGCCCATTGGTGGTACATTGTAGCGCTGGCGTTGGCAGAACCGGTTGTTTCATCGTCATAGATTCTATGCTCGAACGTATAAAGCATGAAAAAATGATCGACATATATGGACACGTGACGTGTCTGCGAGCTCAGAGAAATTACATGGTACAGACTGAAGATCAGTACATATTTATTCATGACGCCCTACTCGAAGCGGTGATATGCGGTAACACCGAGGTACCAGCTAGAAATCTACATTCTCACATTCAAAAGCTCATGCAACCTGAAATCGACAATATTACCGGGATGGAATTGGAATTTAAGAAATTGTCTAACATCAAAGCTGACTCGACGAGATTCATATCGGCTAATTTACCATGCAACAAGCATAAAAATCGATTGGTTCATATCTTACCTTACGAATGTAGCAGAGTTTGTTTACAACCACAACGTAACATCGAAGGTTCTGATTATATAAACGCTAGTTTAATCGATGGATACAGATATCGCGGTGCATACATTGCAACCCAGGGTCCTCTTTGCGACACCACTGATGACTTTTGGCGTATGTTATGGGAGCATAATTCGACGATCGTCGTAATGCTAACTAAGCTAAAAGAAATGGGTAGAGAAAAGTGCCATCAGTATTGGCCATCCGACAGATCTATTCGTTATCAGTGCTTCGTAGTAGATCCCATTGCTGAATACAATATGCCGCAATACATTTTACGTGAATTCAAGGTCACCGACGCACGAGACGGAGCAAGCCGTACAGTTAGACAATTCCAATTCATCGATTGGCCGGAACAAGGTGTACCAAAGTCCGGTGATGGTTTCATCGATTTCATCGGTCAAGTTCATAAAACCAAGGAACAATTTGGTCAAGATGGACCAATCACTGTACATTGTAGCGCCGGAGTAGGTAGAACGGGTGTCTTCATAACGCTTAGTATCGTCCTTGAACGTATGCAATACGAAGGTGTTGTCGATATATTCCAAACAGTGAGAATATTACGTACGCAACGTCCTGCCATGGTACAAACGGAAGTAAGTTGATACAATCGTATTCGTTCCATATCGtaactttataattttcaactcaattaattattatttatttatccttttctttttttgttttctcccccttttctttttattattattattattattattattattattattattattattattattattattattattatttaattttctcattttcaggATCAATATCAGTTCTGTTATCGTGCCAGTTTGGAATATTTGGGATCGTTCGATCATTACGCCAACTGACAAGCCGATAATCGGGAGCAAAGAGATGCTACGAGAGATCGAAGGGAACggcaaaaaaatgaaagggatATCGGAGAAAGGGCTAAAGTACGACGTGTTTAGTACAATGGAGTATATCGTGTTAAGTGTGCAGCGAAATGAGTAAAGCGTAGTTTTCATGCGTAACATTTTACTCGTACCTTCCAAGGACAATTTATTGTAGTCGCTAAAGCGATTGTAATCGCGCTAATGTATCACAGacggtttaaaaaaaaaaaaaagaggaaaacggcaaaaaaaaaaataaataaataaataaacaagtaaataaataaataaataaataaataagtaaacaaataaataaataaataaataaaaagaaaaataataatggtagaCGATGAAGAAGTGCAATAGTCGAATGGTGTTGCAGCACACATAATCGCGCAAGGAAATTTTCATTCTTGAcggtaatttaaatatataaatatagaaaagcaTTCAAACAAGTTTTATCCTGAAATGTAAGAAACAAAACTGAAAAGATGAGAAGGAAgatgagaaggagaagaaaatgatgaagaaaaaaaaaagaagaagaagaagaagaagaagttgtcgtctaaataaatagattttagAGCTCAAAGGTAAAAAGCTCGACTCGCAATTGTAGCTATAGCTAGCAGCGAGctaaagcagaaaaaaaagaaaaaagaaaaaaagaaaaaaaaaaaaagaaaaaaaaagaaataaaaactgcCGCTTAAGTGTACGTGAATCTCCTCGTTGATGATGCGACCGACCATATTCTCTCGAGGcacactttttttattttatacaaaatctcaaaaaacaacaacaaaaggaacaaaaaaagaaagaaagaaagaaagaaagaaagaaagaaagaaaaataaaagatacaaaaagaaTGAGGGATTTGTTAAAACATGATCACCACCATATCGTTCTCGAATTGGGAAGcgtagggggggggggggaagggagaaaaaggaagtacATAACTGATTTATGTCGTTCTaccttaaaataattttgcgaGGAACACATGCTCGCAATAAAGGacataaatgcatacataaaaacataaatacatacatacataaaaatatacataaagataCTAAAGCGCACGCACATACAGACACATTACATACGTTGACGTATACATCAAAATCAAAATTCGAAGACGATCCCGATTCTCCGAATTGGAACATATCTTGATATATGTGAGAGTATTTATTAAACACCTCACTTATGAAACATTCTTTGCAGCTACATTTTTGAAATCTTTTGAGAATTTCTTTATCGAAGCTTAGGTAGTCTTCTAACGtttaagatgaaagaaaaaaaaaaaaataaaaagaaaaaaaaaaagaagaaaaaaagaaaaacatgggggaaagaaagaaagaaataataattaaattacaagcatctctatctctttctatctctatctctatctctttctcactcactctctctctctctctctctctctctttctgtctctctatctttatctctttctctctatctatctatctatctctctatctctttctttctctgtctcttttatctaaatagaaaagagcattgtaataataataacaattataataataataataataataataatattattaataataataataataataataatattaataataataataataataatattaataataataataatattaatattaataataatattaataataataataataataataataataataataataataataatgataataataacgatattgcaCTTTACGAATCTCTTGTAAAGTGAAAGGACAAAATAACACGAAAACTTGAATCTTGTTTATCGAAGAAAAGTGCTTCCATCGTTGACTAACAACAGCTGcagagaagaaattaaaagttgTGACATAAATAATGTCTCTCTCGTATATTTctacggaaagaaaaaaggaaaaaaaaaaaaataataataataaaaataataataataataataaagagaaaaagaaaaggacaaagggaaaagaaaaatattaaaaaaaaggaaaagaaggaaaaaaaaggagaaaacgaagaggaaaatgaagaggaaaaagaaacagaaaaagaagaagactaaTTAATTAGAATGCACAGTTTTCTCTGTGGACTTTTATGACTTAAAAATGGTTGATGATAACGTGGCACACATTCACGAGTACTTATCAATGGAAATTGAttgtaagaaaaaggaattagaCAAAAATGCTTCTCGATATGGAttatcaaagaagaagaaggagaagaagaagaagaagaagaaaaagaagaagaagaagaagaagagacatGAAAATTTCCGCAGACTAACAGGAAACTTGCCATACTGCCAAATTGACAATTAATGCTGTACCCATTATGCACGATAGGGATCTTCTCTCATTActtattgtaattttacaaTAGATTATAAGCGAATCGTTTTAAGATTTAGGATATAAGTGGACGCCATTAGAACAAAGATGACATTGAGTGAAAGAAGGATGAAAGAGGAAACGGTGCCTATATTTGATGAAATATGCACACGTGGAGATCGTGCATAGTtctataaagataatttaataGAAGCACTGTGTATGTTGGACTCGCATAATATAATCCTATACCCTCGAATCCTTATGTA from Vespa crabro chromosome 11, iyVesCrab1.2, whole genome shotgun sequence encodes:
- the LOC124428213 gene encoding tyrosine-protein phosphatase Lar isoform X10 translates to MTPIFLVLLVAIDPIIAQNGGNISDSQYITYMTNPPTILVRPQSQQVKAGGIASFFCTAQGAPPPQIHWRKNGKRISQSQSRYLVHTYEHGALLRIEPVKTARDSTTYECVAENGVGDAVSAEAQLTVYEAENLPAGFPMITQAPAAKVVEMGHNAVLLCGAIGSPTPIISWVRNMLPMDTSNPRFTVLDSGTLQITNSISSDQAKYECVANNSVGTEYSKSTLLYVKVRRVAPSFSIPPPTLSEVTLGASLNLNCVAVGAPMPVVQWRKYPATDITPDDNLPVGKNVLYLTDIQESANYTCTASSPIGVIHATSMVKVQSLPGPPENIQVSDITATSVKLSWSYKGPDELQYYVIQHKPKQANQPFTEISGITTMYYHVRGLSPYTEYELYVIAVNHIGRGPPSAPVTVTTGETTESTNGGAKPGTAPRKVQVRPLSSSTMVIQWDEPETPNGQVTGYKVYYTMDPNQPMASWQFQMVDNSQLTTLSDLTPHTIYTIRVQALTSVGPGPLSAPIQIKTQQGVPSQPEMLTVVDVGETKVTLRWSKPAHSSENILSYELYWNDTYAKEKHHRRIPVTENYTLIGLYPNTLYYIWLAARSQRGEGATTIPCPVRTKQYVPGDPQNVKVTSINSTAIHVEWDAPKAKDQNGVIRGYHIHVQEVREEGRDDVFNEPIRRDVQEDGVREINITGLQPDTRYSVQIAALTRKGDGDRSAPVHVRTPGGVPNRPQVNIKVLSRDPVVLELEWMEPTQTYGDLLGFRIRYGIKNQTLKKEFIRGTRQHTYKINDLEERGVEYEFRVAGQNSIGYGQETVQYWSSPEGEPSGSPTNLSYFFQTPDTLCVTWDKPLRQHRNGQIIGYDVQFNKKNDHSSIIERNTTKTREVFSNLEEDTEYVFHVRARTMRGSGPYSEKITIITEKDIGRAPMFVKAVATSESSVEVWWEPVPNRGKIVGYQVFYTTTPVEDLDEWKQKTVGLTESTDLVNLEKFTQYAITVAARYKTGLGRISQKITVTVKPEDVPLNLRAPESSTHSMTLSWTPPIRLNPTNYKVSFDAVKEFVDSQGITQTQIVPRRQILFDPSVTSTTINELQPFTTYNVNVSAVPRDGQYRPPAKITVTTQMAAPKPMVKPDFYGVVNGEEIQVILPQASEEYGPISHYYLIVVPEDKSTADKQPDELTEDMITGKGAKQERENAPYIAAKFPHRDIPYTFHLGSGDIYEGYENRKLERNKRYRIFVRAVVDTPRKHLYTSSPFSEYLSLDMREVPPGEPPRRPNPNTPVDGNPEVSVKTSGQEPGMVWVIGPIIAALMVSIFLILLFVIKKRRQPCKAPDQAAVTRPLMAADISSNHAPSDPVEMRRLNFQTPGMISHPPIPISELGNHIERLKASDNLKFSQEYESIEPGQQFTWDHSNMEVNASKNRYANVIAYDHSRVILQTVDGMPGSDYINANYCDGYRKQNAYVATQGPLQETFGDFWRMCWELRTSTIVMMTKLEERTRIKCDQYWPTRGSETYGQMTVTITDIQELATYCIRTFQVCRAGYSERREIKQLQFTAWPDHGVPEHPAPFLQFLRRVRSLNVPDSGPLVVHCSAGVGRTGCFIVIDSMLERIKHEKMIDIYGHVTCLRAQRNYMVQTEDQYIFIHDALLEAVICGNTEVPARNLHSHIQKLMQPEIDNITGMELEFKKLSNIKADSTRFISANLPCNKHKNRLVHILPYECSRVCLQPQRNIEGSDYINASLIDGYRYRGAYIATQGPLCDTTDDFWRMLWEHNSTIVVMLTKLKEMGREKCHQYWPSDRSIRYQCFVVDPIAEYNMPQYILREFKVTDARDGASRTVRQFQFIDWPEQGVPKSGDGFIDFIGQVHKTKEQFGQDGPITVHCSAGVGRTGVFITLSIVLERMQYEGVVDIFQTVRILRTQRPAMVQTEDQYQFCYRASLEYLGSFDHYAN
- the LOC124428213 gene encoding tyrosine-protein phosphatase Lar isoform X3, whose protein sequence is MTPIFLVLLVAIDPIIAQNGGNISDSQYITYMTNPPTILVRPQSQQVKAGGIASFFCTAQGAPPPQIHWRKNGKRISQSQSRYLVHTYEHGALLRIEPVKTARDSTTYECVAENGVGDAVSAEAQLTVYEAENLPAGFPMITQAPAAKVVEMGHNAVLLCGAIGSPTPIISWVRNMLPMDTSNPRFTVLDSGTLQITNSISSDQAKYECVANNSVGTEYSKSTLLYVKVRRVAPSFSIPPPTLSEVTLGASLNLNCVAVGAPMPVVQWRKYPATDITPDDNLPVGKNVLYLTDIQESANYTCTASSPIGVIHATSMVKVQSLPGPPENIQVSDITATSVKLSWSYKGPDELQYYVIQHKPKQANQPFTEISGITTMYYHVRGLSPYTEYELYVIAVNHIGRGPPSAPVTVTTGETTESTNGGAKPGTAPRKVQVRPLSSSTMVIQWDEPETPNGQVTGYKVYYTMDPNQPMASWQFQMVDNSQLTTLSDLTPHTIYTIRVQALTSVGPGPLSAPIQIKTQQGVPSQPEMLTVVDVGETKVTLRWSKPAHSSENILSYELYWNDTYAKEKHHRRIPVTENYTLIGLYPNTLYYIWLAARSQRGEGATTIPCPVRTKQYVPGAPPRNVTGQAISPTSILVTWEPPPAERSNGRISYYRLQVVESGRSDSEAKVIKLNQTRFVLDELKKWTEYRIWVLAGTSVGDGPPSYPISVRTHEDVPGDPQNVKVTSINSTAIHVEWDAPKAKDQNGVIRGYHIHVQEVREEGRDDVFNEPIRRDVQEDGVREINITGLQPDTRYSVQIAALTRKGDGDRSAPVHVRTPGGVPNRPQVNIKVLSRDPVVLELEWMEPTQTYGDLLGFRIRYGIKNQTLKKEFIRGTRQHTYKINDLEERGVEYEFRVAGQNSIGYGQETVQYWSSPEGEPSGSPTNLSYFFQTPDTLCVTWDKPLRQHRNGQIIGYDVQFNKKNDHSSIIERNTTKTREVFSNLEEDTEYVFHVRARTMRGSGPYSEKITIITEKDIGRAPMFVKAVATSESSVEVWWEPVPNRGKIVGYQVFYTTTPVEDLDEWKQKTVGLTESTDLVNLEKFTQYAITVAARYKTGLGRISQKITVTVKPEDVPLNLRAPESSTHSMTLSWTPPIRLNPTNYKVSFDAVKEFVDSQGITQTQIVPRRQILFDPSVTSTTINELQPFTTYNVNVSAVPRDGQYRPPAKITVTTQMAAPKPMVKPDFYGVVNGEEIQVILPQASEEYGPISHYYLIVVPEDKSTADKQPDELTEDMITGKGAKQERENAPYIAAKFPHRDIPYTFHLGSGDIYEGYENRKLERNKRYRIFVRAVVDTPRKHLYTSSPFSEYLSLDMREVPPGEPPRRPNPNTPVDGNPEVSVKTSGQEPGMVWVIGPIIAALMVSIFLILLFVIKKRRQPCKAPDQAAVTRPLMAADISSNHAPSDPVEMRRLNFQTPGMISHPPIPISELGNHIERLKASDNLKFSQEYESIEPGQQFTWDHSNMEVNASKNRYANVIAYDHSRVILQTVDGMPGSDYINANYCDGYRKQNAYVATQGPLQETFGDFWRMCWELRTSTIVMMTKLEERTRIKCDQYWPTRGSETYGQMTVTITDIQELATYCIRTFQVCRAGYSERREIKQLQFTAWPDHGVPEHPAPFLQFLRRVRSLNVPDSGPLVVHCSAGVGRTGCFIVIDSMLERIKHEKMIDIYGHVTCLRAQRNYMVQTEDQYIFIHDALLEAVICGNTEVPARNLHSHIQKLMQPEIDNITGMELEFKKLSNIKADSTRFISANLPCNKHKNRLVHILPYECSRVCLQPQRNIEGSDYINASLIDGYRYRGAYIATQGPLCDTTDDFWRMLWEHNSTIVVMLTKLKEMGREKCHQYWPSDRSIRYQCFVVDPIAEYNMPQYILREFKVTDARDGASRTVRQFQFIDWPEQGVPKSGDGFIDFIGQVHKTKEQFGQDGPITVHCSAGVGRTGVFITLSIVLERMQYEGVVDIFQTVRILRTQRPAMVQTEDQYQFCYRASLEYLGSFDHYAN